Within the Gloeobacter kilaueensis JS1 genome, the region ATCGGCGCATTCGCGTCTTCTGGAAAGCGGGCCTCTACGCACTCGGGGCGGTGGTCCTCGCTATTCTGGCTTCTTCCTCGCTCGCATCGATCTGGCCAGGCCAGGCGGTGCCCGCCGGTGTCACAGGCTTTGTGCTCATCGCCATCCTCTGGCTGGTGACGCTTCTGGCCCGCTGAGAGTTTGGTAAGTTTGTTTGCCAGGGGCTGAGCAACGACTTACACTAGGTACATGCACCTAGCTACGCTCTCGGTCGTTGCCCTTGCCGGCCTTGCCGTGTTCTCCGTCGGCAACGCTACGGTCCGTCTGGGCAAGACCTTACCAAAAGCCTGCTTCGAGCTGGCGGTGCTGGCGGTGCTGACGGTTTTCTGGTTTGCCCTGTTCCACGTGCTCAACTCGTGACAGCCACCGCCTCAAAGTTGACGATCCGCGCAAAGCTCTGCACCTCAAGGCTGGCACCGCCGACGAGCACACCGTCGATTTTGTCCTGGGCCATGATCGCGTCGATGTTGCCGGGGTTGCAGGAGCCGCCGTAAAGAACAGGCAGGTTGGCTTGGCCGACGTGTTCGCGGATAAGGCCGATGATCCGGTTGGCCTCGACGGGCGCACAGGTCTTGCCCGTGCCGATCGCCCAGATTGGCTCGTAGGCGACGATGAGCCGATCAAGGTCGATGTCTTTGAGATCGTGATCCAGTTGAAAGCGAATGTGGGATTCGGTCTGCCCGGCGAGCCTCAGCGCTTCGCTTTCGCCGACGCAGAGAATCGGGGTAAGGTCGTGGGCCTGGGCTGCCTTTAGCCGCCGGTTGACCGTCGCGTCGGTTTCGTTGAAGTACTGGCGGCGCTCGGAGTGGCCGACAATCGCGTAGAGCACCCCCAGTTCGGTGAGCATAACGGGGGCAATTTCGCCGGTGTAGGCACCGCTATTTTCCCAATGGACGTTCTGGGCTCCCACAGCGTAAGGCCCGGCGTTGGCGCTCAAGATGTCCAGGCAGGTATAGGGGCCGCACAAAATCACCAGCCGATCCGCTGCTAGGGGCTCGATCAGCGGCAAGAACGCTTCGACGAAGGCGCGGGCCTCACCGCGCGTCTTGTGCATCTTCCAGTTGCCCGCCAGAACCTTGCGTGCCAAGACAGTCCTCCTCCCGGATTTCAATTCTCCTCAGTGTACCAGCCAGTGACGGCGCGATACAGTGGACGAGGCAGTAGCGGATGGGAGGACGGCCTTGGCGACGATCGAATTTATCAGCGGCATTCAAGAAGAGGTGAGCGAAATCAAGCTGCGCCGGGGCAAGAGCAGCGGCAACGTGATCGTTGTCTTCATCTTTGAGAAGGTCAACGCAATGGCAAACCTCAGCAGCTTCTCCTCGGGCGGTGCCCAGTACATGCGCCTGAGCGACGAGGAGGGCGACATTCAGGTGACGCCGCGCAACCTCGAATTTTTTTACAAGAACGACGACAACCTCGAGCGGCTGGTCTGCACCTTCGAACTCATCAACGATGTGCAGCGCCAGCGCCTTGAGCGATTTATGAACCGCTACGCGGAGCGCAATGGCATGGGCTACGAGGACAGGGACCAGCCCGCTTCTGAGACAATAAAGCAGTAGATTGTTACGGCGAGCACAATGACCACCTTTGAAGGGCATTTTCAGGACACGGCGGATCTGAAGTTTGCGATCGTGATCGCCCGCTTCAACGATCTGGTGACGGGCAAACTCTTGAGCGCCTGCGAGGATGCCCTCACTCGCCACGGGATTACCGTCGGACCCGCTTCCTCCCAGGTCGATTACGCCTGGGTGCCGGGCAGCTTCGAGATCCCGATGGTCGCCCGCC harbors:
- the tpiA gene encoding triose-phosphate isomerase, with amino-acid sequence MARKVLAGNWKMHKTRGEARAFVEAFLPLIEPLAADRLVILCGPYTCLDILSANAGPYAVGAQNVHWENSGAYTGEIAPVMLTELGVLYAIVGHSERRQYFNETDATVNRRLKAAQAHDLTPILCVGESEALRLAGQTESHIRFQLDHDLKDIDLDRLIVAYEPIWAIGTGKTCAPVEANRIIGLIREHVGQANLPVLYGGSCNPGNIDAIMAQDKIDGVLVGGASLEVQSFARIVNFEAVAVTS
- the psb28 gene encoding photosystem II reaction center protein Psb28: MATIEFISGIQEEVSEIKLRRGKSSGNVIVVFIFEKVNAMANLSSFSSGGAQYMRLSDEEGDIQVTPRNLEFFYKNDDNLERLVCTFELINDVQRQRLERFMNRYAERNGMGYEDRDQPASETIKQ